A single Aspergillus chevalieri M1 DNA, chromosome 3, nearly complete sequence DNA region contains:
- a CDS encoding uncharacterized protein (COG:S;~EggNog:ENOG410PPS6;~TransMembrane:2 (o39-59i94-114o)) produces the protein MEASQAPASPHENVSVNRANTLRSIETRYEQMLLDEVPWYLNLVAEFAHWALLAGYLVIPGTFTSLQKSDALEKSLDKTEAGKAILNTIQNPPLVAIAVFLFVLGAVLTAWLFWERKNNYIWLINRLFM, from the coding sequence ATGGAAGCCTCTCAGGCCCCAGCATCTCCCCACGAAAATGTTTCTGTGAATCGGGCCAACACATTACGTTCTATCGAAACCAGATATGAGCAGATGCTCCTTGATGAAGTTCCCTGGTACTTAAACCTAGTTGCTGAGTTTGCACACTGGGCGCTCCTTGCTGGGTATCTGGTTATTCCCGGCACATTTACTTCACTTCAGAAATCGGATGCTCTAGAGAAGAGTCTGGACAAGACTGAGGCTGGTAAAGCCATCCTCAATACCATCCAGAATCCCCCGCTTGTAGCAATTGCAGTGTTTCTCTTTGTCCTCGGTGCCGTATTGACTGCCTGGCTTTTCTGGGAGCGAAAAAACAACTATATATGGCTCATCAACCGCCTGTTTATGTAA
- a CDS encoding uncharacterized protein (COG:L;~EggNog:ENOG410PGPZ;~InterPro:IPR012337,IPR000953,IPR016197,IPR041588, IPR001584,IPR036397;~PFAM:PF17921;~go_function: GO:0003676 - nucleic acid binding [Evidence IEA];~go_process: GO:0015074 - DNA integration [Evidence IEA]) produces the protein MYAILARRVYWPAISEDVRRFVRNCDKCSANNVWRDRRQGLLKPLPIPDRKWRYIAIDFIEKLPISNGYENIMVIVDRLGKGVIPIPCEKIDTYTVAQKLIQSFIGYHGIPASIVSDRGRQFTNEMWKRFCELLGIKRQLSTAYHAETDGQTERMNATIELFLRSFCDHTQSNWASLLPMAQLAICSRDAASTGVSPFFLDHGYHVDPFQLEEDVEINLSAPDLGTMRERGERIAAKLRGALDIATTELAVAQQKQEDYANRQRDVAPEYQVGQKVWLDLRNIQTERPSKKLGSRQAKFTVLEKIGSHAYRLNTPGTIHNVFHTALLRPAAMDPFPSQRKDDYQPPAEMINGNEEYMVERILDERFRRWGRGERHEFLVKYIGWQEPEWNDARNMEDTIALDDWETYKTMNGIVVQSALSIPNEPPHAGGRSRRRRGRGVM, from the coding sequence atgtatgctatcctggcacgaagggtctactggcctgcaatctctgaggatgtcagacgatttgtacggaactgtgacaaatgcagtgccaacaatgtatggagagaccgccgacaaggcctactgaagcctctaccaattccagaccgaaaatggagatatattgcaattgacttcatcgagaagttaccaatctcaaatggttatgaaaacatcatggttattgtcgatcgccttggaaaaggtgtcatccccataccctgtgagaagatcgacacctacacagtagcacagaagcttattcagagtttcattggctatcatggcattccagccagtattgtatcagacagaggaagacaattcaccaatgagatgtggaagcgtttttgtgagctactggggatcaaacgacaattatcaactgcctaccacgctgaaaccgatggccaaactgagcgaatgaatgctactattgaactattcttgcgctcattctgtgatcacacacaatcgaactgggcgtcattgctaccaatggcacagcttgcaatatgcagccgggatgctgcctccacaggtgtcagtccattcttccttgaccacggctaccacgtcgatccctttcagttagaagaggatgttgaaatcaacctttcagcaccagacctgggcaccatgcgtgaacgaggtgaacgaattgcagccaagctaaggggagctcttgacatcgccacaacagaactggctgtcgcccaacagaaacaagaagactatgccaatcgtcaaagagatgtcgcccctgaataccaggttgggcagaaagtctggcttgacctgcgcaatatacaaacagaacgccctagcaagaaactgggaagcaggcaggcaaaatttactgtgttggaaaagattggatcccacgcctaccgcctcaacacaccaggcacaatccacaacgtgtttcatacagcgctcctccgcccagcggcaatggatcccttccctagccaacggaaagatgactaccaacctcctgcagaaatgatcaatgggaatgaagaatatatggtcgaacgaatactagatgagcgttttcgacggtggggacgaggcgaaagacatgagtttttagtcaaatacattggctggcaggaaccggaatggaacgatgcgaggaacatggaggataccatagcattggatgactgggaaacctacaaaacgatgaatgggattgttgtccaatcggccttgagtataccaaatgagccaccccacgccggggggcgatcgcggaggcgacgaggaaggggggtaatgtaa